From the genome of Flavobacterium ovatum, one region includes:
- a CDS encoding acyl-CoA dehydrogenase family protein → MKPDLFQAPDYYLLDDLLTEEHKLVRESARAWVKKAVSPIIEDYAQRAEFPKELIPGLGEVGGFGPYIPTEYGGAGLDQISYGLIMQELERGDSGIRSTASVQSSLVMYPIWKYGNEEQRKKYLPKLATGEFMGCFGLTEPNYGSDPGSMITNFKDKGDYVVLNGAKMWISNAPFADIAIVWAKDESGRIHGLIVERGMKGFTTPETHNKWSLRASATGELIFDNVKVPKVNILPNKSGLGAPLGCLDSARYGIAWGAIGAAMDCYDTALRYAKERIQFDKPIAGMQLQQKKLAEMITEITKAQLLTWRLGVLRNEGKATTAQISMAKRNNVDMAIEIAREARQILGGMGITGEYSIMRHMMNLESVITYEGTHDIHLLITGMDITGISAFK, encoded by the coding sequence ATGAAACCAGACTTATTTCAAGCCCCAGATTATTATTTATTAGATGATTTATTGACCGAAGAGCACAAATTAGTTAGAGAATCGGCAAGAGCTTGGGTTAAGAAAGCGGTTTCACCCATCATCGAAGATTACGCTCAACGAGCCGAATTCCCCAAAGAACTCATTCCTGGTTTGGGTGAAGTTGGCGGTTTTGGTCCTTATATACCAACCGAATATGGTGGCGCAGGATTGGACCAGATTTCCTATGGCTTAATCATGCAGGAACTAGAGCGAGGGGATTCTGGGATTCGCTCTACCGCTTCGGTACAATCATCATTGGTGATGTACCCTATTTGGAAATATGGAAATGAAGAACAACGAAAAAAGTACTTACCTAAACTCGCTACAGGTGAATTCATGGGCTGCTTTGGCTTGACGGAACCCAATTACGGTTCGGATCCAGGGAGTATGATTACCAACTTTAAAGACAAAGGGGATTATGTAGTTTTGAACGGTGCCAAAATGTGGATTTCCAATGCACCCTTTGCAGATATCGCCATCGTTTGGGCAAAAGATGAATCGGGCCGCATACATGGACTTATTGTAGAGAGAGGCATGAAAGGCTTTACTACTCCCGAAACCCACAACAAATGGTCCTTACGTGCTTCGGCTACAGGCGAGTTAATCTTTGACAATGTCAAAGTTCCTAAAGTCAATATTTTACCCAACAAATCTGGACTTGGCGCACCTTTGGGTTGTTTGGATTCTGCCCGTTACGGGATTGCTTGGGGGGCGATTGGAGCAGCAATGGATTGTTACGACACCGCTTTACGCTACGCCAAAGAGCGCATCCAGTTTGACAAACCGATTGCAGGAATGCAATTGCAACAGAAAAAACTTGCCGAAATGATTACCGAAATCACCAAAGCCCAATTGCTAACTTGGCGATTAGGCGTTTTACGCAACGAAGGCAAAGCGACTACAGCTCAAATCTCGATGGCGAAGCGAAATAATGTAGACATGGCTATCGAAATTGCTCGTGAAGCTAGACAAATTCTAGGCGGAATGGGAATTACTGGCGAATACTCCATCATGCGCCACATGATGAACCTAGAGTCAGTGATTACTTATGAAGGGACACACGACATTCACTTATTAATTACTGGAATGGATATTACTGGGATTTCTGCGTTTAAATGA
- the dnaE gene encoding DNA polymerase III subunit alpha yields the protein MYLIFDTETTGLPKRWDAPITDSANWPRCIQIAWQLHDEMGKLVEHEDYLVQPEGFNIPYDAERIHGISTELAQHDGIPLAEVLEKFNVALGKAKFIVGQNLGFDVNIMGAEFHRLSVESPMASMPVLDTCTEVTAKLLQLPGGRGGKFKLPTLTELHQYLFNAPFGEAHNATADVEATTRCFLELIRKEIFTKEELDVPGSYFVDFQNKNPREIQLIGLKHINLKQASEKIRQQFGDTTTQTVSKQELNENKAVLTDVPYAHLHNHTQFSVLQSTIGIADIVKATAKFKMPAVAMTDTANMMGAFHFVSAVMNHTKAAKAKNAALIENGEEPTETEIKPIVGLEFNICENHLDKSKKDNGYQVVLLAKNKNGYHNLAKMASIANINGFYYVPRIDKKLVEKYKEDIMVLSGNLYGEIPGKILNLGENQAEEALIWWKEQFGADFYLEIMRHNQEDENRVNKTLIAFARKHDVKLIASNNTYYVNKEDANAHDILLCVKDGEKQATPIGRGRGYRYGLPNQEYYYKSGDEMKQIFADLPDAIINIQEIIDKVEVYSLYRDVLLPKYDIPQEFVNPEDDLDNGVRGENAYLRDLTMIGARKRYGEITESIQERLDFELLTISNSGYPGYFLIVQDFIAKAREMDVSVGPGRGSAAGSAVAYCLGITNIDPIKYDLLFERFLNPDRVSMPDIDIDFDDEGRGRVMDYVINKYGANQVAQIITYGKMATKSAIRDTARVLDLPLFEADRIAKLIPAMMPGKWNLARFLSEPEDEVRKALKGPDEFDLVKELIAIANGDDLAAETIQQAKILEGSMRNTGIHACGVIITPSDITNYVPVTTAKDSDLYVTQFDNSVAESAGLLKMDFLGLKTLTLIKDTVKLVKYRNDITLDPDTFPIDDVKTYELFQRGETVGIFQYESPGMQKYMKELKPTVFGDLIAMNALYRPGPLEYIPSFVRRKNGEEEIKYDLDACEEYLGETYGITVYQEQVMLLSQSLAGFTKGEADVLRKAMGKKQKEVLDKMKPQFVKQAAEKGHDPVVLEKIWKDWEAFASYAFNKSHSTCYAWIAYQTAYLKAHYPAEYMAAVLSNNMNDIKQVSFFMEECKRMGLQVLGPDVNESFYKFTVNDEYAVRFGMGAVKGVGSGAVNTIVEHRKDGRYKSIFDLAKRIDLRAANKKAFENLVLAGGMDCFGDTHRAQYFHDDGDGITFYEKAIRYGAKFQENENSSQVSLFGEASEVQIAEPVVPPCEDWSTMEKLAKEKEVVGIYISGHPLDDFKFEMKNFCNVRLEALKNLHLHVSKPLAIAGIVNNVQHKVAKNGKGWGIFNLEGYDESYEFKIFGEEYLKFRHFFLQNNFVYIKLMVKDGWVNQDTGKKSDPRIAFTEVRQLQDVLAAFAKRLIIILNITDLQTDFIHHLSRIFQEHKGDHQVTFDIMELDRIKKMVEVEPITIETEDDFVEDVSDDAESETGTIKTPEMTEVEEVKVITRLSMPSRRLKINITNELLIELEKMQINFKLN from the coding sequence ATGTATTTAATATTTGATACGGAAACTACTGGATTACCAAAGCGTTGGGACGCGCCCATAACCGATTCTGCTAACTGGCCGCGTTGTATTCAGATTGCATGGCAGTTGCATGATGAGATGGGAAAACTGGTAGAGCATGAGGATTATTTGGTACAGCCAGAGGGGTTTAACATTCCGTATGATGCCGAGCGTATTCACGGGATTTCGACCGAGTTGGCGCAGCATGACGGTATTCCGTTGGCGGAAGTTTTGGAGAAATTCAATGTCGCTTTGGGGAAAGCCAAATTTATTGTGGGTCAGAATCTAGGTTTTGATGTGAATATTATGGGGGCGGAGTTCCACCGACTTTCGGTTGAAAGTCCGATGGCTTCGATGCCGGTTTTGGATACGTGTACCGAGGTTACTGCCAAATTATTGCAATTGCCTGGTGGTCGTGGTGGAAAATTCAAACTACCAACCTTAACCGAATTACACCAATATTTATTCAACGCTCCCTTTGGCGAAGCACACAACGCAACTGCCGATGTGGAGGCAACGACTCGTTGTTTTTTAGAGTTAATTCGAAAAGAAATTTTCACTAAAGAAGAACTGGATGTTCCTGGTTCGTACTTTGTTGATTTCCAAAATAAAAACCCAAGAGAGATTCAGCTTATTGGGTTAAAGCACATCAACCTTAAGCAAGCGTCGGAGAAAATTCGTCAGCAATTTGGGGACACAACTACTCAAACGGTTTCAAAACAGGAACTAAACGAGAACAAAGCCGTTTTGACCGATGTGCCGTATGCGCATTTACACAACCACACCCAGTTTTCGGTTTTACAATCAACGATTGGTATTGCAGACATTGTGAAGGCTACCGCCAAATTCAAAATGCCTGCGGTTGCCATGACCGATACGGCCAATATGATGGGGGCTTTTCACTTTGTGAGTGCGGTGATGAACCACACCAAAGCAGCCAAAGCCAAAAATGCAGCCTTGATTGAAAACGGCGAAGAACCGACTGAAACCGAAATCAAACCGATTGTAGGTTTGGAGTTCAACATTTGCGAAAACCATTTGGACAAGTCCAAAAAAGACAATGGGTACCAAGTGGTGTTGTTGGCCAAAAATAAAAATGGGTACCATAATTTGGCCAAAATGGCATCAATTGCCAATATCAATGGTTTTTATTATGTGCCTCGTATTGACAAAAAATTGGTCGAGAAATACAAGGAAGATATCATGGTGCTCTCGGGAAACTTGTACGGAGAAATTCCGGGTAAGATTTTGAACTTGGGAGAAAACCAAGCCGAAGAAGCTTTGATTTGGTGGAAAGAGCAGTTTGGAGCTGATTTTTACCTCGAAATCATGCGTCACAACCAAGAGGACGAAAACCGTGTGAACAAAACCTTGATTGCTTTTGCTCGAAAACATGACGTAAAATTAATCGCTTCCAACAACACCTATTACGTAAATAAAGAGGATGCCAACGCACACGATATTTTGTTGTGTGTAAAAGACGGAGAAAAACAAGCTACCCCAATTGGGCGTGGACGCGGATACCGTTATGGCTTACCCAATCAAGAATACTATTATAAGTCGGGTGACGAGATGAAGCAAATTTTTGCCGACTTGCCCGATGCAATTATCAATATTCAGGAAATTATTGACAAGGTCGAAGTGTATTCTTTGTACCGAGATGTATTGTTACCTAAATACGATATTCCGCAAGAATTTGTAAATCCCGAAGATGATTTAGATAATGGGGTACGTGGTGAAAATGCGTATTTGCGTGACTTAACAATGATTGGAGCTCGAAAACGATATGGCGAAATAACCGAATCGATTCAGGAGCGATTGGATTTTGAGTTGTTGACCATTTCGAACTCAGGATACCCTGGTTATTTCTTGATTGTTCAGGATTTTATTGCCAAGGCGCGAGAGATGGACGTATCTGTGGGACCTGGACGTGGTTCGGCAGCGGGTTCTGCCGTTGCGTATTGTTTAGGAATTACGAATATTGACCCGATTAAGTACGATTTGCTTTTTGAGCGTTTCTTGAATCCCGACCGTGTGTCTATGCCCGATATTGATATCGATTTTGATGATGAAGGTCGTGGTCGTGTTATGGATTATGTAATCAATAAATACGGAGCCAATCAGGTGGCACAAATTATCACTTATGGTAAAATGGCGACCAAATCCGCGATTCGTGATACGGCGCGTGTACTGGATTTACCACTATTTGAAGCCGATAGGATTGCGAAGCTGATTCCTGCAATGATGCCTGGGAAATGGAATCTAGCACGTTTCCTTTCTGAACCAGAAGACGAGGTTAGAAAAGCACTAAAAGGTCCTGACGAATTTGACTTGGTCAAGGAATTAATAGCCATTGCCAACGGTGATGATTTGGCTGCCGAAACGATTCAGCAAGCAAAAATTCTAGAAGGTTCGATGCGTAACACGGGAATTCACGCCTGTGGGGTGATTATCACACCATCAGATATTACCAATTACGTTCCGGTTACCACCGCCAAGGATTCCGATTTATATGTAACCCAATTTGACAACTCTGTAGCCGAAAGTGCCGGATTGTTGAAGATGGACTTCTTGGGTCTGAAGACCCTTACTTTGATAAAAGACACCGTTAAACTGGTAAAATATAGAAACGATATTACGCTCGATCCTGACACCTTCCCTATTGATGATGTCAAGACCTACGAGCTGTTTCAGCGTGGAGAAACCGTTGGGATTTTCCAATACGAGTCACCCGGAATGCAGAAATACATGAAGGAATTGAAACCCACCGTTTTTGGGGATTTAATTGCCATGAATGCCTTGTATCGTCCAGGTCCATTAGAATATATTCCTTCTTTTGTTCGAAGAAAAAATGGCGAAGAAGAAATCAAATACGATCTAGATGCCTGCGAAGAATACCTTGGCGAAACCTACGGAATTACCGTGTACCAAGAGCAGGTGATGCTTTTGTCTCAATCTTTGGCTGGATTTACCAAAGGGGAAGCCGACGTTTTGCGTAAAGCAATGGGTAAGAAACAGAAGGAAGTACTAGATAAAATGAAACCTCAATTTGTCAAACAAGCGGCAGAAAAAGGACATGACCCTGTAGTCTTGGAGAAAATCTGGAAAGACTGGGAAGCCTTTGCGAGTTATGCCTTTAACAAATCGCACTCTACTTGCTACGCATGGATTGCCTACCAAACTGCTTACCTAAAAGCACACTACCCTGCCGAATATATGGCGGCGGTATTGTCCAATAACATGAACGACATCAAACAAGTTTCGTTCTTCATGGAAGAATGCAAACGCATGGGATTGCAAGTTTTGGGTCCAGATGTCAATGAATCTTTCTATAAATTTACCGTAAATGATGAATATGCTGTTCGTTTTGGAATGGGAGCCGTCAAAGGAGTGGGTTCTGGCGCTGTAAACACAATCGTAGAACATAGAAAAGACGGTCGATACAAATCGATTTTTGACTTAGCAAAACGTATTGATTTGCGTGCCGCCAACAAAAAAGCATTTGAAAACCTAGTACTCGCTGGAGGTATGGACTGTTTTGGAGACACTCACCGTGCACAATATTTCCACGATGATGGCGACGGAATTACCTTCTACGAAAAAGCCATTCGTTATGGTGCTAAGTTTCAAGAAAATGAAAATTCCTCGCAAGTAAGTTTGTTTGGTGAAGCCTCTGAAGTCCAAATTGCCGAGCCTGTTGTGCCGCCTTGCGAGGATTGGAGCACCATGGAAAAACTCGCCAAAGAGAAAGAAGTTGTCGGGATATACATCTCTGGACATCCATTGGACGATTTCAAGTTCGAAATGAAAAACTTCTGTAATGTCAGACTCGAAGCGCTTAAAAACCTGCACCTGCACGTAAGCAAACCGCTCGCAATCGCCGGAATCGTAAATAACGTGCAACACAAAGTCGCCAAAAACGGAAAAGGTTGGGGAATCTTTAACCTCGAAGGCTATGACGAAAGTTATGAGTTCAAGATTTTTGGTGAAGAATACCTTAAATTCCGTCATTTCTTCTTGCAAAACAACTTCGTTTACATCAAATTGATGGTCAAAGACGGTTGGGTAAACCAAGATACGGGCAAGAAAAGCGACCCCCGAATCGCATTTACAGAGGTAAGACAACTGCAAGATGTACTGGCTGCGTTTGCCAAAAGACTGATCATTATTCTAAACATTACCGATTTACAGACGGATTTCATTCACCATTTGAGCCGTATTTTCCAAGAACACAAAGGCGACCATCAAGTCACTTTTGACATCATGGAACTGGACCGCATCAAGAAAATGGTCGAAGTGGAACCAATTACTATCGAAACCGAAGATGATTTTGTAGAAGACGTAAGCGATGACGCTGAAAGCGAAACAGGAACCATCAAAACACCTGAAATGACCGAAGTGGAAGAGGTTAAGGTTATAACCCGACTAAGCATGCCAAGCCGCAGACTGAAAATCAATATCACCAATGAGCTATTGATCGAACTCGAAAAAATGCAAATCAACTTTAAGTTGAATTAA
- a CDS encoding AraC family transcriptional regulator, with product MILSKWLQFIKPNFKFYQDGFFEFPFLANTPELMIEATIKTPGSKHDPKEQIVYRNNPFIKGTFRYRKIEDGCWLTITKLQFKQNTLIKTVYDKDIPSEHHTLTFTLYESQVKLQNKFIDNMPFHNKFWGFKKPGTEVGAYFYKGSKCEFYIYHFSPDWIKRNIPLDKLTPDLPFKKFLNSDKGFISYQDIVLNAEELSHEIEDTFKNYNTNILSETLLKSQTLSLVSTFFKNAFADLRKQNFEAKDGVDYKKIANCERLISTNLAEPFIGIEAVAKKLNLSPSKLKTDFKLVYGTSILRYNIDKKMQFAMQLLLNTDMQIKHIAQEVGYESPSKFSATFKKKFDKLPSEVRPDYSLN from the coding sequence ATGATTTTATCTAAATGGTTACAATTTATAAAGCCTAACTTCAAGTTCTATCAGGACGGCTTTTTTGAGTTCCCTTTTTTGGCGAATACGCCAGAATTAATGATAGAGGCAACAATAAAAACACCCGGAAGCAAACATGATCCTAAGGAACAGATTGTTTACAGAAACAATCCATTTATAAAAGGTACTTTCCGTTATCGAAAAATAGAAGACGGTTGTTGGCTAACCATAACTAAGCTTCAATTCAAACAAAACACTTTAATTAAAACCGTTTACGACAAAGATATCCCTAGTGAACATCATACCCTTACTTTCACTTTGTACGAAAGTCAGGTTAAATTACAAAATAAGTTTATCGACAACATGCCTTTCCATAATAAATTTTGGGGGTTCAAAAAACCAGGAACAGAGGTAGGTGCTTATTTTTACAAAGGCTCTAAATGTGAGTTTTATATTTATCACTTTAGTCCCGACTGGATAAAAAGAAATATTCCTTTGGATAAATTAACGCCAGATCTTCCGTTCAAAAAGTTTTTGAATTCAGACAAAGGCTTTATATCCTACCAAGATATTGTTCTAAATGCCGAAGAGTTGTCGCATGAAATTGAAGATACTTTTAAAAATTACAACACTAATATTCTTAGCGAAACTTTATTAAAATCACAGACATTGAGTTTGGTCTCTACTTTTTTTAAGAATGCTTTTGCTGATTTACGAAAGCAAAATTTTGAAGCCAAAGACGGAGTAGATTATAAAAAAATAGCCAATTGTGAACGGTTAATTTCTACAAATTTAGCAGAACCTTTTATAGGTATTGAGGCTGTTGCAAAGAAATTAAATCTATCACCTTCAAAACTTAAAACAGATTTTAAATTGGTTTATGGCACATCAATATTGCGGTACAATATTGATAAAAAAATGCAGTTTGCCATGCAATTACTACTAAATACCGATATGCAAATCAAACATATCGCCCAAGAAGTTGGCTATGAAAGTCCAAGTAAATTTAGTGCTACTTTCAAGAAAAAGTTTGATAAACTCCCCTCAGAAGTACGCCCTGATTATTCATTAAACTAA
- the leuC gene encoding 3-isopropylmalate dehydratase large subunit, producing the protein MSTTLFDKVWDSHVVRKIEDGPDVFFIDRHFIHEVTSPVAFLGLKSRGVSVLYPERTFATADHNTPTINQHLPVEDFLSATQLKALEDNAAEYGISHWGLGHAKNGIVHVVGPENGITLPGATIVCGDSHTSTHGAFGAIAFGIGTSEVEMVLSTQCIMQPKPKKMRINVNGTLSKGVGPKDVALYIISKLSTSGGTGYFAEYAGNVFEEMSMEGRMTVCNLSIEMGARGGMIAPDQKTFDFLEGRLHAPKGEAWTKAVAYWKTLKTDADAKFDSELNFDAADIEPMITYGTNPGMGIGISKHIPSAKDVEGGAETYKKSLAYMGFGEDDVMIGKPIDYVFLGSCTNGRIEDFRAFTEIVKGRKKADNVTAWLVPGSHVVEAQIKEEGLLDILTEAGFVLRQPGCSACLAMNDDKVPAGKYAVSTSNRNFEGRQGPGSRTLLASPIMAAAAAVTGKLTDPRELM; encoded by the coding sequence ATGAGTACTACATTATTTGACAAAGTATGGGATTCGCACGTTGTGCGCAAAATTGAAGATGGACCAGATGTGTTTTTTATTGACCGTCATTTCATCCATGAAGTAACTAGTCCTGTGGCTTTCTTAGGTTTAAAATCTAGAGGTGTTTCAGTTTTATATCCAGAGCGTACTTTTGCTACTGCGGATCACAATACACCAACAATTAACCAGCATTTACCAGTTGAAGATTTTTTATCTGCAACTCAATTAAAAGCATTAGAAGACAATGCTGCTGAATATGGTATTTCACACTGGGGATTAGGTCATGCGAAAAATGGAATTGTACACGTTGTAGGTCCTGAAAACGGAATTACATTGCCTGGTGCAACTATTGTTTGTGGAGATTCACATACATCTACTCACGGTGCTTTTGGAGCGATTGCTTTTGGTATTGGTACTTCAGAGGTAGAGATGGTACTTTCTACACAATGTATCATGCAACCTAAACCAAAGAAAATGCGTATCAACGTAAACGGAACGTTGAGTAAAGGTGTGGGACCAAAAGATGTAGCCTTATATATTATTTCAAAATTATCGACTTCAGGAGGAACAGGTTATTTTGCAGAATACGCAGGAAATGTATTCGAAGAAATGTCTATGGAAGGTCGTATGACAGTTTGTAACTTAAGTATCGAAATGGGTGCTCGTGGAGGTATGATTGCTCCAGACCAAAAAACATTCGATTTCTTAGAAGGTCGTTTGCATGCTCCTAAAGGAGAAGCTTGGACTAAAGCTGTTGCTTACTGGAAAACATTAAAAACAGATGCTGACGCTAAATTTGATTCTGAATTGAATTTTGACGCTGCAGACATCGAGCCAATGATTACTTATGGTACTAATCCTGGAATGGGAATTGGTATTTCTAAACATATTCCATCTGCTAAAGATGTAGAAGGTGGAGCTGAAACTTACAAAAAGTCATTAGCATATATGGGCTTTGGCGAAGATGATGTAATGATTGGGAAACCGATTGATTATGTTTTCTTAGGAAGTTGTACAAACGGACGTATCGAAGACTTTAGAGCGTTTACAGAAATTGTAAAAGGTCGCAAAAAAGCAGATAACGTTACGGCTTGGTTGGTTCCAGGTTCTCACGTTGTTGAAGCACAAATCAAAGAAGAAGGATTGTTAGATATTCTTACTGAAGCTGGTTTCGTTTTACGTCAACCAGGTTGTTCCGCTTGTTTAGCAATGAACGATGATAAAGTACCTGCTGGAAAGTATGCAGTAAGTACCTCAAACAGAAACTTTGAAGGTCGTCAAGGTCCAGGTTCAAGAACATTGTTAGCTTCTCCAATTATGGCAGCAGCAGCAGCGGTTACTGGGAAATTGACTGATCCAAGAGAGTTGATGTAA
- the leuD gene encoding 3-isopropylmalate dehydratase small subunit yields MAYDKFNILTSSAVPLPIENVDTDQIIPARFLKATKREGFGDNLFRDWRYNGDDTPKADFVLNDATYSGKILVGGKNFGSGSSREHAAWAVYDYGFRAVVSSFFADIFKGNCLNVGVLPVQVSAEFAAKIFAAIEADPKTELEINLQEQTITLKASGDKESFDINGYKKNNMLHGYDDIDYLQNIKEDIVTFAEKLPF; encoded by the coding sequence ATGGCATACGATAAATTTAATATCCTTACCAGTAGTGCAGTGCCACTACCTATTGAAAACGTAGATACAGACCAAATTATTCCTGCTCGTTTCTTGAAAGCTACGAAACGTGAAGGTTTTGGAGACAACCTTTTCCGTGACTGGAGATACAATGGAGATGATACTCCAAAAGCTGATTTTGTATTGAATGACGCAACTTACTCAGGGAAAATCTTGGTAGGAGGGAAAAACTTCGGTTCAGGTTCTTCTCGTGAGCACGCTGCTTGGGCAGTGTACGACTACGGATTCCGTGCAGTAGTTTCTTCTTTCTTTGCGGATATCTTCAAAGGAAACTGTTTGAATGTTGGTGTTTTGCCAGTACAAGTAAGTGCTGAATTTGCAGCTAAAATATTTGCAGCAATCGAAGCGGATCCTAAAACTGAATTAGAAATCAACTTGCAAGAGCAAACGATTACTTTGAAAGCTTCAGGTGATAAAGAATCTTTTGATATCAACGGATACAAAAAGAATAATATGTTGCATGGTTATGATGATATCGATTATCTACAAAATATCAAAGAAGATATTGTGACTTTTGCAGAGAAGCTTCCTTTCTAA
- a CDS encoding alpha-isopropylmalate synthase regulatory domain-containing protein — protein MEKRKIEIMDTTLRDGEQTSGVSFSAAEKLTIAQLLLEELQVDRIEIASARVSEGEFEGVKGIMAWAEQKGYTDKIEVLTFVDKGLSIEWMKKSGAKVQNLLTKGSLNHLVHQLKKTPEQHFGEIAESIALANENGIATNVYLEDWSNGMHHSPEYVFQYLDFISTQPVKRILLPDTLGVLIPSDTFEFISTITKKYPNIHFDFHAHNDYDLSVSNVMEAIKAGIHGLHVTVNGMGERAGNAPLASTVAVINDFMPEISIGVKETSLYSVSKLVEAFTGYRIPANKPIVGDNVFTQTAGIHADGDNKKNLYFNDLLPERFGRKRQYALGKTSGKANIEKNLQELGLKLNDVDLKLVTQRIIELGDKKETVTKEDLPYIISDVLGSHAYEEKITFESYLLSHAKGMRPSTTLCLKMDGQIIEEHAQGDGQFDAFMNALAKIYKSKKLELPKLIDYAVRIPPGSSSDALCETVITWIFEGKEYKTRGLDSDQTVAAIIATQKMLNVAAN, from the coding sequence ATGGAGAAAAGAAAAATTGAAATAATGGATACAACGCTTCGTGATGGTGAACAAACCTCCGGAGTCTCTTTTTCTGCTGCAGAAAAATTAACCATTGCCCAATTATTATTAGAAGAGTTACAGGTTGATCGTATCGAAATTGCTTCGGCTCGTGTTAGTGAAGGGGAATTTGAAGGTGTAAAAGGAATTATGGCTTGGGCTGAACAGAAAGGATATACTGATAAAATTGAGGTATTGACTTTTGTTGATAAAGGTCTTTCTATCGAATGGATGAAAAAGTCAGGCGCGAAAGTTCAAAATTTGTTGACCAAAGGCTCTTTGAATCATTTGGTACACCAACTTAAAAAAACTCCTGAACAACATTTTGGCGAAATTGCCGAAAGTATTGCTCTTGCCAATGAGAACGGAATCGCAACCAATGTCTATCTTGAAGATTGGAGTAACGGAATGCATCATTCGCCAGAATATGTGTTTCAATATTTGGATTTCATCAGTACGCAACCCGTAAAAAGAATTTTACTTCCAGATACTTTAGGGGTGTTGATTCCTTCGGATACGTTCGAATTTATTTCGACCATTACTAAAAAATATCCAAATATTCATTTTGATTTCCACGCACATAACGATTACGATTTAAGTGTGTCGAATGTCATGGAAGCTATAAAAGCAGGAATTCACGGTTTGCACGTAACAGTAAACGGAATGGGAGAGCGTGCCGGAAACGCACCTCTTGCTAGTACGGTTGCGGTTATCAATGACTTTATGCCTGAGATTAGTATTGGTGTCAAAGAAACTTCTTTGTACTCGGTAAGTAAATTGGTAGAAGCGTTTACGGGATATAGAATCCCTGCTAACAAACCTATTGTTGGAGACAATGTATTTACACAAACGGCAGGTATTCACGCCGATGGTGACAATAAGAAAAACTTATATTTCAATGATTTACTTCCAGAACGTTTTGGACGTAAAAGACAATATGCTTTAGGTAAAACTTCGGGCAAAGCCAACATTGAAAAAAATCTTCAAGAATTAGGGCTAAAGCTAAATGATGTAGATTTGAAATTAGTGACGCAACGTATCATTGAGTTGGGTGATAAAAAAGAAACGGTAACCAAAGAGGATTTACCTTATATCATTTCGGATGTTTTAGGCAGTCATGCGTATGAGGAGAAAATCACTTTCGAATCGTACTTATTGTCTCATGCCAAAGGCATGCGTCCTTCAACCACTTTATGTTTGAAAATGGATGGTCAAATCATCGAAGAGCATGCTCAAGGTGACGGACAATTTGATGCTTTTATGAATGCTCTGGCAAAAATTTACAAAAGCAAAAAATTAGAATTACCTAAGTTAATTGACTATGCGGTGAGGATTCCTCCTGGAAGTAGTTCGGATGCTTTGTGTGAAACAGTTATTACCTGGATATTTGAAGGTAAAGAATATAAAACACGTGGTTTGGATTCAGACCAAACGGTAGCGGCAATTATCGCTACTCAAAAAATGCTGAATGTTGCCGCAAATTAA